TTACTCCTTCCTCCTCCTCATCATCGATAACAAATGAGGGCTCTTCTCACATTGTCCCGAATGAGATTACGTCTTCAATACTCTTTACAGAGGAAAGTACAACTGCTACGGGTTTTAAGAAGGAGAGTACCACATCTACAGTTTTTCGAGAAGAAAGTACTTTGCCCTCATTTATGCCAACTGCAGCCTATTTCCAATCTACGCCGCTTGGTGTTGATTCATTAGAGATTACTCCAAGCCCTTCAACGAAATCACCAGAGTTTAGATTCGTTTTTCCAGCAGAAGATGAGGAAACGACACTTTCATTTAGGTCAGAGGAATCTGTTTTAGTGAATGAAGCCGGAGTTCCTACATTATGCATTTCATACGTGGATACACTTAGAAATACTTTTGTTCGGCAAATTAATGAATTGCTTACAAATACATCAGCTTCTTGTATTGAGTATTCAAAAAAACCTAGTAAAGAAGAAGAACCTTGTACGTGTCAAACTCCAACAACGAGTACTACGACAACAACTACATCGAGTACTACGACAACAACTATTGAAGCAACTACAACAACGAGTACTACAACAACATCCACTACCAAACTTGAAGAGGTTATTCACTCAATTGCAGAGAATTCCTCCTTAAACATTTTACTTGAATGCCATGAGTCCTATGGCGCGCAACTTGTTAATCTCAACTACGAAATCCAAGTGATTTCCTCATCTAGCCTTTTAATTCTCAACCAATTTGGTCGTTTGCCAACGCTCAAATCACACGAGGACATTAGACTCTCTACTTCCAACATAACCACTATACGAGATTTGTCAAAtggaacatttttcaaaatgatttgcTTATGTGAAACAGATGAGTTTGGATGTGAAGCAGACTTATTTGCATTCGAGATGGAGATTAAGAAAGTATCTTACCTCAGTGACGCACCTCTTATAGTTGAAGAACCATTTCCACAACTTTTAATTACTACACCTGTGATGCTTTGTGATGATCGTTGTTATATTCATGGAACTTGTTCCAATGGAACATGTGTTTGTAATCATGGGTGGAACGGGAAACATTGTACCTTACCGGGATGCCAAAATAACTGTGGGCATGGTGAATGTATTCAATCCTATGAAATGTGGAAATGCTTGTGCCAAGAGGGCTGGGAAGGGAGTTTCTGTGAACATCCCTTGGAATTGAATTGCTCTGATAAAATAGATAATGACGAAGATGGTTTGATTGATTGTCAAGATCCTGAATGTTGCGTCTCAGATCCAATATGTAGCCTTAGTCAACTTTGTCTCACAGTTGATGatccagaaaatattttgagcaaaaatgaGTCCATCTCGACATTTTTTGATGGAATTTTACCGCTTTTAGATAGAAATACTGGTATACAGCGCTATGCGAGGATAAAAAACTTTAACCCTTCTCGAATATCAGTCATAAGAGGACGTATAGTAACTAAAAAAACCGGGTCAGGTTTACCTGGAGTACGAATATCAAGAGAAAATAGCTTAGGAGAAGGGTTTACTCTTTCAAGAAAAGATGGGCACTTTGATTTTGTAACCAACGGAGGAAATCTtgctgttttaaaatttggtaaaaGCCCTTTTCCATTTGTATCAAGGCGTGTCTATATACCCTCACACCAAATTCTTGACATTGGTTCCATTATTTTGGACGCAGATGATGATTGGAGCTTAACCATGTCTCCTCAACAAACTATCAAATATTGCCCAGATCACATTTATGGAAATTTGTCCGTTGTTGGAATCAAAACTCCAACGAAATCATCAAATTCGCTTCTTCTCGGAATAGAAGGCTCTGTTAATCTTAAGCTTGTGTACAAGTCCGAATCAAATGCGACCCACATTAAGATTAATCTAATTAAGGGGAAACCTCCATCCTCTTTAGTTAAGATTCATTTGGAAATACGTATCGGAGGACGATTTTACACGAGATTTTTAGAACCCGAAGATGATTTAAATGTGGATTTTATATGGGATCGAAGGGATGTTTATGGAAGACgtgtttttggaaaaagtcTAGCATTTATACGCGCAGGTTATGAATATTCCAATTGTATTCATTCTCCTGTATGGAGTTCTAAGACTCTTAACAATATTCAAGCGATGAATATTCCTAAGGGTATGTCTGGAATCAATCAAGGATGGAACTTGAATATTCATCATAGATTGGATCCTAtatcaaaaatactatttaaaggaGACGGAAGTGTTTTAGATCTTGAACGTTCACGGTTTCATACTCGATTGCAGGAGTTTGTTACAAGTGATAAGGGTAATAAACCAATTGGAGTACTGATCAATAGCCGAGATGGATCCATCATCATTGGATTCTCATCTGAGATCAATCTTTATGATCCATTTACCAAAAAGGTGTGTACCATACtaattcatttagaaaaaacacaaatatgactctatttttttccttctagtTTCAAACTTTACTTCGGCTAAACGCATCCAGTGAAGAAAGTCGATATTATATGGCTCTCAATCCCATGAATGATGACATATATGTGTCTCTTCCGTCGGAGAAAATTGTTCTTAGAATCAAGGACACGGAAGAAGTATTGGATGAATTTCAAAACTATGAGCTAATTGCTGGAAATAGAAAGAAATGCCGTTCAGTTCATCATTGTGGCAATGGAGGTCATGCTAATGAATCTTCCCTTATATATCCAAAGGTTTGTAAAGGAACTTAGTACGGGCGCGCGTGCGTCAAAAGACGGACACCGGCCAGCAATCTCCTTTTATTAATTGTGTCAACATTTTTAGGGAATTGACATCGCCTCGGACGGAACGATATATTTAGCGGATGGACGATCTCTACGAAGAATAAACAATGGGATTATCAATTCTATAAGTGGCTCTGAGGatagtaaaatatatgaatggaGACCTCCATTCTCTGAATGTGATGTAAATTGGCAGACTCGAGATTTGGATCTCCGATGGCCAACAGATTTGGCACTTAATCCATTAGAcgaaaatactttgatttatgTGGATGATGGGgatgtatttgaatatattatcgACTCAAGTGTGGCTAGGCCTTTATTTGCTGCACCTACTTGGTGCTCTGATGTCAGCAAACGATCTCTCAAGTATTTAGAGGAGGACGTTACAAGTGTAGAGTACGATCAAAAGGGTAATCTCCATCTTGTAGTAAACCGACTCATTAATTCTCATTCTTCTGAAAAATCCGGCATAATGACCTTGGATTCTGAAAATCGTCTCATTTCAACCCTTCCCGTTGGTGAAAAGTTTGACATTCCAAGCTATGATTTCGACTTTATTAGTGACTTGTCCGTAGCAAATGATGGGTCTTACATCATTTGGTGAgtgatttaaaatcatttaatttccCCTTAActtaatatctaattattattatctttttttttttttttttgatttagtgACTTCCAAAATGAACGAGTTCATAGATTATCCTACGGAgaattgatcctcaattttgaaaacaaatacgatatttcctttccaaaaaataatgagattTATAGCTTCTCTCCAGAAGGAATACATCTGGAGACTCGAGCTTTATTCACTGATAGTCCTCTTATCAGCTTCCTTTATGacaattataataacattattgGAGTTACGAATCTATATAAAAGTACTCTTGAGATTGAAAGAGACTATGAAGATGCCAGACGTCCAGTTCGACGAATTAATATTGATGGAAAACTTAGTcatgatattaaattatcatcTAATTCTGAAATAAAGTCCATTCGATTTCCATCAGGAAATATTTTAAGGTATGTACATAGTAATACcccaagggcgtccgcaggattatatatatatatatattagaaggggGGAAGGCTTAAggttttgtttttggattttttatttttttatttcaaaaattcattgccattcacaaaaaatttcaaatatccaatttttgttatttttttttcaaaattcataactattcacaaaaagatttcaaaaatccacagctttccacagaaaaaaaaaattcaaaaatgtttttggaaaaaaatatatgcccCTATTTTcgcataaaattttttcatcctgaacaaaaaaatataaaaaacagtaaaaacccaaaattctttaatttgtggGGCGGGAGGTGGGGGACTACAGTCTCTCCAGCCAACATcttgcggacacccctgtaCCCATACATAACAGGTACATCAAAGtcatattattctatataaaattatattatttagttttggTTATCAAAATGGAACATTGATTTGGAAGCTCGAAAACGGAAAACTAAGAACAATTTATGAGTATGATTCCCTTGGCTTCTATCTGAAGTCTATTTATCCTGACGGAACATCAAATCATGATGGAAGGCACTTTGAGAATAATCATAATGTCATTGAAATTGAATATGAGATTCAAAGTTTACCTGGACGATCCTCAAACAAAATGCGAGATGTTGTTTTGCCTCACTCTTTTCAAATGGAGGATCTTAATTTAGAATGGAATCATTATGTTCGAGCTTCTTCACGTAGTTTTGATGCATTTAATGGTATTGGAAAACATTTCATGGTGAATGGAAAAAGGTCTTTTTCTTTAGAAATGCATCCTCGAAGTGGTATTCAATCAGTATATGATGGAGGAAGTATTTCAAAAAGACTCTTGAGAGTAGAAGAGTTTTATGTCCCTCCGAGACGACTATGGATTCCAGAGATAGATACTGGACTATCAGTAGTGGATGAGACATTCACAAGAGATAGGATGTTGTCAAGTGTAAAAAGGGATGATACATTTGTGCATTTTATCTATGATGAATCAGGGCGGATAATATCTCTTAACTCATCTGGAAAAATAGAAGAATTTTTCTATGATTCAATTAATGATGCTTTTCCGTCAACTGTAATCACAGCAAATGGAGCCGAATATTCTATCTTTCGGGATGGATCCGGTGGTCTTTCTTCGGTTGTGACACCCTCAAACTATACCTTTAATTTCCACTTAATTCCAATGATAGGATATTATCTTATGACCTATAAGCCACCATGGAAATCAGTACCAttccgaaaaaaatttctaagacATGATGAACAATCAACTGAAGCCCACGGAAGAGTGTCCCCTTTCTCTAATATAGAACTTGAAGAGTCTTATAGATATGACGAATCTACAGGACGGATAGTTGaggatgatatatttttctatgactATGGAGTTACATCTGCTGTTATACAAAAGACCGATTCGACATTTTATGGTATTTATGAATCTGATTCTCTTGGTAGAGAAACTGCTCGGCTTATGATCAATGATGGTCGTCCTATATACAAAGAAAGCTGCATATATAACAAAGATACTATTTCATTTCGTTCCTATTCACTGGGAAATGATGATTCCCCtgcaaaagttattaaatacaGTTTTGATACTCTGGGATTACTCATTGGATACGAAGATGAGGCATTTCAATGGAAATATTATCGAGATGCTGTAGGTAATGTTGTAAATATGGATTTCGGAGCTGGTAGAACAAGATTCCAAATTGAATATGGTgaaagaatttcaaaagttgGCGAAGATTTTGATGTAATATATGATAATAACACTGGTTATATGATGTCCAGACATGAATTCAGATTCGAGTATGATGATTTCGGAAGAATTGAATCAACATTTAAAGGGGATCAACTAAGCTCAAGTTTTTATGATGATTGGGATCATATGAGAGTAACACAAATATATGATAATGGAGTTTTGATCACTTATCAATATGAGCGAAAGGACAAACCCTTACTTCCAACGAGAGTTGTTAGAGAATCTCCTGAATCTCCGACGTCAAAAACAACTCTTAGATTATTCTATGATCACTTGGACAGACTATTTTTTTGTGCTAGTTGTTGAACAAGAACTTCAATACTATGTTGTAACAGACTTGGTTGGAACTCCTGAGCTAGTGTTCGACTCAGAAACAGGAAGAGTTGTTAAAACATTTCTTCGATCACCTTATGGAGTTCTTATAGCTGAAAAAGGAGACCCTGATTTATGGTTACCAATTGGATATAAAGGAGGAATTGAAGAACCTTCTTCTGGAACGGTAATTCTTGGTGGTAGAGCATATGACTCGCATCTAGGTCAATTCCGTACTCCTCAAATCgataaatttttgaatcctaattttcaattaaaaaatgttcgtgacattcattcatataaaatgGATTATCCTGTAACAAATCAAGGAGTTGATACACTAACACTCAATAACTTCGAATCATGGATAACATTCTTAGGTTTACTAACTCCAAAAGAGCTCACAGCGAACTTAGGGAAACTTCCTTCATCTTTCCAGTCCGTATTAGTTCAACAAAATTTCGAATTTCGTGATGGAAATGTACGATTTGTTCCTTTACATCACAGTGTATCTCATGATACGCAACTACTAGGCCCAGATATcataatatctttaaataatgaaaaaaaattaaccactAGGGTCCTTCGTGGTGCAGGGACTGTAGAAACTATTTTATCGTCCCTCATAAATGGAACAATCATTTTAGAGAATGATGAGAACATTAATTCCTccaaaattcatattaatttctACAGGCGTGATTATGAATTGCCAGAAAATTTAGAACTCTTGAAAGCTGGGTCAATTATTCCTGAGATTAACTACCTCGTTCCTTTAAGGAGATTGACTCTAAGAATAGAtgtagttaaatttttattcacattttggaTCGGCTTCGATGATGTGGAAGATGTTTTAGCAAACCTTTGATTCTCAATTTTCATTCATCGACGACGAATCAATGTGGGaataagtgattattttttaacctaGTCATACAATTTATAGTTTTCTcaatttatagatttatattattctgTTACTGTATTGCCATATATGTATGTGCCTtgttaatattgtattttgatataagTTTTAATTAACTTGAAAGGAatagtattagtattattaaaactatagtTTTTGTTTGCATAAATCTGCATCCTTCACCTATGAATACGTAGTTTTCATAAAATGGTGGATTCACCAATGAcgataattatgatttatgttttttgtatgcatatatttatacaaatatatatatatatatttatatattatattaaaattctgAATGGTACATTgattatcttataaaaaatattcaaaaaagaaggaTCGAAGAATCTCTCGGAATCATTTGCTTCTCACATTTTCGTGCCACCAAGTAATaaacttttctcttt
The sequence above is drawn from the Lepeophtheirus salmonis chromosome 5, UVic_Lsal_1.4, whole genome shotgun sequence genome and encodes:
- the LOC121118896 gene encoding teneurin-m codes for the protein MWCTGRMLLMIFLLNKLIVCVGSSGPLEGKDNILGESTTTSTTTILSINSTISSQDTTILPEIVEIIGLDSNQTLEDLLYSTVTNNSSDILTELTTTQTITSTTYHSTVETTFTTPEIESTNQFVFLEGSGVQEDISYEDTYDSMGVVNDSVLSLDPVTNETLSLNKTEEDKSSSIGSFIDFFINKVKQFVHNDTQSYHDETMDYSLDYPDESHESLFNITAHVTPSSSSSSITNEGSSHIVPNEITSSILFTEESTTATGFKKESTTSTVFREESTLPSFMPTAAYFQSTPLGVDSLEITPSPSTKSPEFRFVFPAEDEETTLSFRSEESVLVNEAGVPTLCISYVDTLRNTFVRQINELLTNTSASCIEYSKKPSKEEEPCTCQTPTTSTTTTTTSSTTTTTIEATTTTSTTTTSTTKLEEVIHSIAENSSLNILLECHESYGAQLVNLNYEIQVISSSSLLILNQFGRLPTLKSHEDIRLSTSNITTIRDLSNGTFFKMICLCETDEFGCEADLFAFEMEIKKVSYLSDAPLIVEEPFPQLLITTPVMLCDDRCYIHGTCSNGTCVCNHGWNGKHCTLPGCQNNCGHGECIQSYEMWKCLCQEGWEGSFCEHPLELNCSDKIDNDEDGLIDCQDPECCVSDPICSLSQLCLTVDDPENILSKNESISTFFDGILPLLDRNTGIQRYARIKNFNPSRISVIRGRIVTKKTGSGLPGVRISRENSLGEGFTLSRKDGHFDFVTNGGNLAVLKFGKSPFPFVSRRVYIPSHQILDIGSIILDADDDWSLTMSPQQTIKYCPDHIYGNLSVVGIKTPTKSSNSLLLGIEGSVNLKLVYKSESNATHIKINLIKGKPPSSLVKIHLEIRIGGRFYTRFLEPEDDLNVDFIWDRRDVYGRRVFGKSLAFIRAGYEYSNCIHSPVWSSKTLNNIQAMNIPKGMSGINQGWNLNIHHRLDPISKILFKGDGSVLDLERSRFHTRLQEFVTSDKGNKPIGVLINSRDGSIIIGFSSEINLYDPFTKKFQTLLRLNASSEESRYYMALNPMNDDIYVSLPSEKIVLRIKDTEEVLDEFQNYELIAGNRKKCRSVHHCGNGGHANESSLIYPKGIDIASDGTIYLADGRSLRRINNGIINSISGSEDSKIYEWRPPFSECDVNWQTRDLDLRWPTDLALNPLDENTLIYVDDGDVFEYIIDSSVARPLFAAPTWCSDVSKRSLKYLEEDVTSVEYDQKGNLHLVVNRLINSHSSEKSGIMTLDSENRLISTLPVGEKFDIPSYDFDFISDLSVANDGSYIICDFQNERVHRLSYGELILNFENKYDISFPKNNEIYSFSPEGIHLETRALFTDSPLISFLYDNYNNIIGVTNLYKSTLEIERDYEDARRPVRRINIDGKLSHDIKLSSNSEIKSIRFPSGNILSFGYQNGTLIWKLENGKLRTIYEYDSLGFYLKSIYPDGTSNHDGRHFENNHNVIEIEYEIQSLPGRSSNKMRDVVLPHSFQMEDLNLEWNHYVRASSRSFDAFNGIGKHFMVNGKRSFSLEMHPRSGIQSVYDGGSISKRLLRVEEFYVPPRRLWIPEIDTGLSVVDETFTRDRMLSSVKRDDTFVHFIYDESGRIISLNSSGKIEEFFYDSINDAFPSTVITANGAEYSIFRDGSGGLSSVVTPSNYTFNFHLIPMIGYYLMTYKPPWKSVPFRKKFLRHDEQSTEAHGRVSPFSNIELEESYRYDESTGRIVEDDIFFYDYGVTSAVIQKTDSTFYGIYESDSLGRETARLMINDGRPIYKESCIYNKDTISFRSYSLGNDDSPAKVIKYSFDTLGLLIGYEDEAFQWKYYRDAVGNVVNMDFGAGRTRFQIEYGERISKVGEDFDVIYDNNTGYMMSRHEFRFEYDDFGRIESTFKGDQLSSSFYDDWDHMRVTQIYDNGVLITYQYERKDKPLLPTRVVRESPESPTSKTTLRLFYDHLDRLFFCASC